ATTCATTTTACTTGGAACGAATTGTCGGTGCATCCTGATGCCCCAATGGACTGGGATGCTGCATTTGTTGCTGATAAAGAGTTCATTTTTGGTGTcgaaatgttcaaaatttttggacAGGTTTTAGAGTTTGTGACGATGTTTAATGTGTCTAATGCGGGAACAAGATGGAGTCACGTAGCGAGAAATCATGTGGGGCATGACTTGGATGCTGCTTCTTGCATAACAAAATCGGTGGCTGTGCTGCGTTTGTAGCTAAGATAGATCTGTAACTTTCTTGTCTGTTTCACAAGGTTGTTTCTGAAGCAACCAGGTTGATTCTTTCTGATTCACTGCGATGATACaagttttcttatttattcttGTACCAAGATCATGAGTTTTATCCAGACATGGAAACAAGTTGCAATCACCACAACCAACTCATTAGGCCTTAATTGAGAGGCCTCCTGAAGAGTATTCATACGTTGTTTCTAACAAACAAGCAACAGCTTCTGCACAGAAACCTTGGAAACACCAAAGTGAAGGTAACCAAACAGTATTACATCTATCAAGATTGATATGAAATAAGCAGAGATGGCTATAGAAGTAGATCAAAAGTAACCGGGAGAATTTATCTTCAAgaacttaaaaaaatgatgcaaCTTATGAAGCATCTATAACAAGAAATTCATGTGAAAAACAGAGACCACCAaacaagaaaagggaaaaaggaaaaaggttCCCCCAACACATGAGAGAAATTATGTAGCTGCACCTCACACTTACTTCACAAACTATTTTACTTCTAATTGAATATAAAGCACGAAAACAGTgggaggaagaaaaaaatacaagtccCTAACAGTCTAGTAAACCATCTCATCATGATTATCCCACGTTTGGAAAGATACCGGAGAAATTTGGTATTTTGTCGACATGTTTCAAGGCACGTTCAGCAATCTGTCGTGTTCGGTAATCTCCATGTTGGAAAGCATCTACAAGTGCTGTGCTGATATTGGGATCACCTGAAACTTCATAGGCTATCTCTTCAGTTCTCAATAATCTTTCAACTGCCCAAACCGCACGCCTTCTCAGGCTGTCCGTTCGTTTCTCAAGTAGCACTTCAAGTATAGGCTTGACTCCTTCTGCCTCTAGTAAAACCTGAACTCCTTCCTCTATAACAACCCCATCGTCTAACAAAGTTGATAGAGCTGCAAGGGATGCTTCAACCACCCTTTCATTGGTGTGGTCCAAAAGGGCCACCAACTTGTCGACTGCTTGTCCTTCCAAGAGACAGAATGTATCCTTCAATGAACACGTCCCACGATGAACTTTACATAATCCAGTGATGATGGGAGGCTTGCTTAAACATGGAAATATCGAGGCACAAAATCCAGGAGCTGGAAACTCTGGCAATCTGGTCAAATTTTTCGATTCTTGCGATAGGTTCTCTAATGCCACGGCCGATACCATCTGTACATTATCAAGTCCATTAACTTGTAGCAGGTCTATGAAAAGAGACGCAAGATTGTGCTCACGACAAAGTGCACGAACAGCACCCGACTCCTCGGACAAGGCAAATGTAATTCTTGATAGAACCTTCACAAGCCCTTCTAAATAAGGAGTCATAAAACGGCTGCCTCTCGTCTCCCCTTGGCGGATTCTAATTATTCTAGAGATGAAAAGCTGGAAAGCCCCTTCATCGAGCATCTGTCTAGTGAGACCGGCATCTCTTTCGGGGAGATCGGCTAGTAGCCCAACAGCTGCCGCTTGCTCCTCAGTTATCCCAACATTTTCCGATATTACTCTAATTAGGCTGCCAAGCTGACCAGACGGGCCACGCAAGCAACTAGCCAGTTCGCGACCCATGAGTGGCGAGAGGTTCTGGAGAAGTTTTATCGAAGCCAGCCTCAGATCTCTTTGAGGTGCCTCGATAAACTGAACCAAACTAATAGTAGCACCAGAACTTTTAATAGCAGAAACAACACTGGATACAGTGGTAGGAGAACTGGTGAGCCCAACAAGAACTTGGAGTAGCTTGCACTCTATTGCAGGGCCAGTGTTGCTAATAAGATGTAGAAGGTTATGAATTACTTCCTCCGAGACCAGAGTTTGGTGATCTGGTCCAACCGGAATTGAATCAAAATCTTGACCTGAATTCACAACATTGGCAAGAATCGTTGCTGACAATTCTTTCAGCCGCATAGGCAGCTGTTTGGATCCAACAGTGAACAGATCCTTGACAAGGGGCGGGAGG
The window above is part of the Sesamum indicum cultivar Zhongzhi No. 13 linkage group LG2, S_indicum_v1.0, whole genome shotgun sequence genome. Proteins encoded here:
- the LOC105178549 gene encoding U-box domain-containing protein 44 codes for the protein MAGSWDGSYDQGGQSDDSYHFERLHIEPIYDAFICPLTKQVMRDPVTLENGQTFEREAIEKWFRECQENGRRLVCPLTLRELRSTELNPSIALRNTIEEWNARNEAAQLDMARRSLTLVSPENDTVQALKFVQHLCLKNQSNKHMIRNAELIPLIVDVLKSSSRQVRSKALETLRFVVEDDSDNKEIIAEGDTVRTIVKFLHHEQSKEREEAVSLLYELSKSEKLSEKIGSVSGAVLILVGMASSNSENLSTVEKAERTLENLAQSENNVRQMAECGRLRPLLTLLLEGSPDTKLSMASFLGELVLNNDVKVFVATTVGFSLINLMKSNNMPSREAALKALNQISSDEASAKVLIEAGILPPLVKDLFTVGSKQLPMRLKELSATILANVVNSGQDFDSIPVGPDHQTLVSEEVIHNLLHLISNTGPAIECKLLQVLVGLTSSPTTVSSVVSAIKSSGATISLVQFIEAPQRDLRLASIKLLQNLSPLMGRELASCLRGPSGQLGSLIRVISENVGITEEQAAAVGLLADLPERDAGLTRQMLDEGAFQLFISRIIRIRQGETRGSRFMTPYLEGLVKVLSRITFALSEESGAVRALCREHNLASLFIDLLQVNGLDNVQMVSAVALENLSQESKNLTRLPEFPAPGFCASIFPCLSKPPIITGLCKVHRGTCSLKDTFCLLEGQAVDKLVALLDHTNERVVEASLAALSTLLDDGVVIEEGVQVLLEAEGVKPILEVLLEKRTDSLRRRAVWAVERLLRTEEIAYEVSGDPNISTALVDAFQHGDYRTRQIAERALKHVDKIPNFSGIFPNVG